From the Candidatus Zixiibacteriota bacterium genome, the window GGCATAGGTCAGTTCTGCAACACGGGCAGATTCCCTTAGCAGGGATTTCCGGCCGATTTTGAACACGGACCGAATCTTCATCCTGTCGATGAATTCGCCGAACCCATGCCTGATGAGGACGCCGACAATCTGGCTATAGCGTCCGTAATGTTTTAGGCGAGACCCGAATCTGAGCAATTGCTTTTCCTCATAATTTCGTTATTGCCGGCCGCCAGCTTCTGCACCGACACCTTGCCGATACCAAGCTCGTGCAGGGCGCTGCTTGTCATTCATAGTAGTCTGAGTGTGACACCGCCATACACAGCCTTATACTTCGCCGACTCCTCATCCCCCTCAATCCTGCCGATGCGCCCCTCGATGAACAGTTCAATCGGAGATGCAGCGAACCCCAACGCAACACCGGCGATCCCGTGAACACCGAACCGGCTGCCGTCATCCGGAATGTGAATAGCACCTTCCGGATTAGGCCATTCAACAGCCGAGTTATACTCGTAGTTGAGATTGTGCGAAGCTATTCCGCCACCAATGTAAGGAGTTATGACTGGGATTCTGAAAAGGTACTTCAGATTCGCGGCAATCATAAGGTCTTGGACCTCAGCGGAAGTCTTCGCACCGAGGAAGGTCATTTTCTCAGTGTGCGTCCTCGATTCGACTGCAAGCTCAAGCGTGAAAGTCGGGAAT encodes:
- a CDS encoding porin family protein, giving the protein MKKTFMIAVLAVMLVPHYADGQTRFGIGVRGGIVADYDNPEFSLPHKLDIDQLTVVGGHVQFGGFPTFTLELAVESRTHTEKMTFLGAKTSAEVQDLMIAANLKYLFRIPVITPYIGGGIASHNLNYEYNSAVEWPNPEGAIHIPDDGSRFGVHGIAGVALGFAASPIELFIEGRIGRIEGDEESAKYKAVYGGVTLRLL